One genomic window of Pieris rapae chromosome 15, ilPieRapa1.1, whole genome shotgun sequence includes the following:
- the LOC123689800 gene encoding uncharacterized protein LOC123689800: MMSSNPESIKDLVKRREELLKKRQSVLARQTQPGTSFSNDTDIVPKPSTSGANQTVLLESITTTTCEDTIKPDFSDFSSDDSVADPDFVLTIDELVGNIRSPTLQSPVMESSLLHLEDIENFPERTIEEEHTSTRKRKAIADKDSWKRENNKRQRMMGKEYLGFRKIDGKYVQDIAKPNRKLNMMRCSSERCTSSKVFCCNIFTEEMRMKIFDEFWAMTWKEKKLYVLTLIDTQDTQRKTKGAGSNSRRSGSKIYHLKAANSKVRVCQTMFLGTLGIKEWTCRYWLGEKGSRGSSQEVSAQADGQNDQITKKLSVLSFLQEIPKLPSHYCRKSSQKLYLEPIIQSKAHLYRLYVKRANSLSSPVAGRKFFEDLLSQQNISLFKPKKDECDTCCAHKAGNLSDEEHKIHLALKTAARQEKNKDKEAAIKGEVHAITADMQAVMLCPYLNASALYFKTKLCVHNFTVYNLSNHQATCYWFDETVTDLRATTYASFFVAYITNLLENDPKEVIIYTDGCTAQNRNNVVSNALLRLAVKYNVTITQKFLEKGHTQMEVDSVHSVIERKLKNREIHLPSQYAMISKEARIKPFPYDVVMPDYTFFKDYSRKDYLVYESIRPGRVAGDKCVTNIRVLRYNTNSTIDYKLMYSDEYMRLPRRAKPIESLLSEPPQLHDGPQKITKAKFNHLQELKTVIPPDCHEFYNNLIFDD; the protein is encoded by the coding sequence ATGATGTCTTCCAACCCAGAATCGATCAAGGATTTAGTCAAACGACGGGAGGAGTTGCTAAAGAAAAGGCAATCAGTTTTAGCCAGACAAACACAACCAGGCACAAGCTTCAGCAATGACACTGACATTGTTCCTAAACCTTCGACCTCAGGTGCCAACCAGACAGTTTTACTTGAGTCCATCACCACGACAACTTGCGAAGATACTATTAAACCAGATTTTAGCGACTTTTCATCTGACGATTCAGTAGCTGACCCTGATTTTGTGTTAACAATTGATGAACTTGTAGGTAACATTCGTTCTCCGACATTGCAGTCTCCTGTTATGGAATCGTCCCTTCTTCATTTAGAAGATATCGAAAATTTCCCTGAAAGAACTATTGAAGAGGAGCACACGTcgacaagaaaaagaaaagcaaTAGCAGACAAAGATTCATGgaaaagagaaaataataaaagacagaGAATGATGGGGAAGGAGTACTTAGGTTTTAGAAAGATTGATGGAAAGTATGTGCAAGACATCGCCAAACCGAACAGAAAGCTTAATATGATGCGATGTTCTTCTGAACGCTGTACTTCGAGTAAAGTTTTCTGTTGCAACATTTTCACTGAAGAAATGCGgatgaaaatatttgatgAATTTTGGGCGATGACATGGAAAGAAAAGAAGCTCTATGTTTTGACCCTGATTGACACCCAAGACACACAACGAAAGACTAAAGGTGCCGGCAGTAATAGTAGACGCAGTGGGAGCAAGATTTACCACTTAAAAGCTGCCAATAGTAAAGTACGTGTGTGCCAAACTATGTTTTTGGGCACGCTTGGAATCAAGGAATGGACTTGCAGATATTGGTTGGGCGAAAAAGGAAGTAGAGGGAGTTCTCAAGAAGTTTCAGCTCAGGCTGATGGGCAGAATgatcaaataacaaaaaaactctctgttttgtcttttttacAAGAAATCCCCAAACTTCCATCGCATTATTGCAGGAAATCGAGCCAAAAACTGTATTTAGAACCCATTATTCAATCCAAGGCCCATCTTTACCGTTTATATGTAAAACGTGCAAATTCTCTCTCCTCTCCTGTTGCAGGTCGAAAGTTTTTTGAAGATTTGCTATctcaacaaaatatttcccTTTTCAAACCAAAAAAGGACGAGTGTGATACTTGTTGTGCACATAAGGCTGGCAATCTAAGTGACGAAGAGCACAAAATACATTTGGCACTCAAAACAGCAGCTCGTCAAGAGAAGAATAAAGACAAAGAGGCAGCGATCAAAGGAGAAGTTCACGCCATAACTGCTGACATGCAAGCCGTAATGTTGTGCCCATACCTAAATGCCAGTGCACTGTACTTCAAAACGAAGCTTTGTGTGCATAACTTTACAGTTTATAATTTGAGTAACCATCAAGCAACGTGCTACTGGTTTGACGAAACCGTTACAGATTTGAGAGCCACCACGTATGCTTCCTTCTTTGTTGCCTACATCACGAACTTACTTGAAAATGATCCTAAAGAAGTGATAATTTACACAGATGGTTGCACAGCTCAGAACCGTAATAATGTGGTTTCAAATGCTCTCTTGCGGCTCGCCGTCAAATATAATGTAACGATCACCCAGAAGTTTTTAGAAAAGGGACACACTCAAATGGAGGTAGACTCGGTGCATTCCgtaattgaaagaaaattaaaaaatcgcgAGATTCACCTGCCGAGTCAGTACGCGATGATATCAAAAGAAGCCAGAATAAAACCTTTTCCCTATGATGTGGTGATGCCTGATTATACCTTCTTCAAGGATTACAGCCGGAAAGACTATCTCGTTTATGAGTCTATAAGACCAGGACGAGTTGCTGGTGACAAATGTGTGACTAATATAAGGGTGCTAAGGTACAACACGAATAGTACTATTGATTATAAATTGATGTACTCAGATGAATACATGCGTTTACCCCGGCGTGCGAAACCAATAGAATCCCTCTTATCTGAACCTCCACAGCTACATGATGGTCcgcaaaaaattactaaagcAAAATTTAATCATCTACAAGAGCTGAAAACTGTCATACCGCCCGATTGCCacgagttttataataatttaatttttgacgattaa